DNA from Brachyspira aalborgi:
GCGCAAATGCAAGAAATTCTCTCGGATTTATTTTAGCGGATAGCGAAACTAACATAGAAGAAGGAATTTCAGAAATAAAAAAAGCTTTAAGTTCAGACCCGAATAATCCCGCTTATTTGGATTCTTTAGGTTGGGCATTTTTCAAAAAAAACGATATAGCTAATGCAAAAGAATTTTTAACTAAAGCTTTTGAAATTTCTCCGACAAATAAAGATATTAAAGAGCATCTTATAAAATTAGACCAATTAGGTTATAAAAAATAATTAAAATAATAAAGGTTGTATCATGAAATTTATTTTTACATTTATATTTTTTCTTTCGATAAATTCAATAAATTTGTATTCTCAATACGATTTTAAATATATAGGAAATGTCAATATTATAAGAGATAATAAAAAAATAAATTTGGATAATTCAAAAAAACTATTTGATAGAGATATAATAGAAACGGGAGAAGACGGATTTTTAGAAGTAAAAATAAATAATAAATATTATTATATTGCAAATAACGGAAAAGTTGATATTTCAAAAAATGCTAAATTGAAAAACGGAGCGATTTATATAAAAGACAAATCTTTTAAATCATTGGAAGATTTTAAAAAATATAACGAAGATTTAAAAGTATATGCCAACCCTGTTCCTCTTTATGCGGGGAAAGTCGGAAATATTTTTATAACGAGCAAAGACGAAATAAAAATAAAAGATTCAAAATTAATGGGAAGCTCAAGACCGATAGTAAAATTTTTTGAAGTAAAAAATTCTAACGAAAATATAAAAATTTATAAAACCGTATTCGGAATATATGTCGGCGCTCAAGATGAAAAATATCAATTCGTTTGCAATATAGAATTAAAAGATAAAACTTTATTAAATTTGGCAATAGATATAAAATCGGATTTCACTCCGCCTCCGCCGAAACCAAAACAAATTCCAGGCGTTACCGCGGCTATGACAAATATAATAAGCAATCCTCAAAAATCTAAAGAAGAGAGAGAACTTTTGCATGGAAAAGTCTATACTTCATACACTCCAACAAATTATGCCGACACTGTTTATATAATGCCCGCTCAAGGAAGATATTCTTCGCAATTCGGAGCGTTTAGAGGTTATACTAAAGATTATGCAAGATATCATCAAGGATTTGATATAGCGAATACTAACGGTTCGCCAATAGTCGCTGCAAATAACGGAGTGGTGAGAGTATCGAGAGAGCTTTTTGTTAGGGGAAATTGCGTTGTAATAGACCATGGCGAAGGAGTTTATAGCAGTTATTTTCATATGTCTAAATTGATAGCGGAAGAAGGACAATATGTAAAAAAAGGCGATATAATAGGATTAATCGGTTCTACGGGAATGGCTACGGGACCTCATTGTCATTGGGAAATGCGCGCGGGAAATATGACTTTCGACCCTTTAAGCATTTTAGAAAAAAATTCTTCGTTTGATATAAAAAGTTTAACTCGAATAAAATAATCAAATATTATAAACTTGACAAAGCCGATTAAATATGTTATATATATAAATATGAAAAAAGAATATATTTATATAGTTCAAGCAAGATTAGAATCTTCAAAATGCAAGATAGGAAAAACTAACGATTTGGAAAGAAGGCTAAAAGAATATAATAGTATGACGGGAAAATCTAAAGAAAATACCTATCAATATTTATTTTGCTCTGAAGTAAAATATATGTCAATTTTAGAAAACGATATAAAGAAAAAATTTTCTAATCTCAGAGAAGAAAAGAGTAAAGAAATATATTTTTATAATTCGCCTTTATTTGAAGATTATGTTAAATTTATTAAATCCCATAAACTATTTATAAAAGAAATATATACAAAATCGAAAGAAGAAATTTTAAAAAAAGTTAAAATAGTAAAGAAAACTACGCCGACTCTTAAAGAAAGAGGCTTATCAAGAAAAGATATACTTCAAAAAGCCCAAAAAGTTAATAATGATGAATTTTATACTCGAATGGAAGATATTGAAAAAGAATTATCTATGTATAATAAAAAAATTTGGAGAAATAAAACGGTTTTCTGCAACTGTGACGATGCCGTCGGCGATGACGAAAGAAATACATCCGCATTCGCTTTATATTTTTTAAGAAATTTTATAGAACTTAAATTAAAAAAATTAATATGCACGCATTACGATGGACCTGTGGATTTATTTAATCAAGGTTCAAAAGCGTATGTATTTACAAAAGACGGCTTTTTAGAGAAAAAATTTTATCCAAAACATTATACGGGAAGTTTTGACGACCCTTTATCTTTGAAAATTCTTAAAGAAGAAGCGGATATTGTATGCACAAATCCTCCGTTTTCAAGAGCTACAGATTATTGGAAAATATTAGTAGATAGCAAAAAGAAATTTATTATAATATCTAATATTGCAAATGTTTTAACTCCCGCTTATATATCGTATTTCAAAGATAATTTGGTATGGGCGGGATATAATAGCGTTGATAATTTCCTAACTCCTAAAAAAGAACTTACTCGCGCCGCTGGACATTGGTATACGAATTTTAAAATAAAAAATCGTCCGAAATATAAGAACTTAAAAATAATGCCGTTAAAAGAGATACCTGAAAAATATAAAAAATATGACGATTCTAAAATATTATTGGTTGATAATAATTATATTCCAAGCGATTATAAAAAACCTTTTGCCGTGTCATCGCGTTCGATATTAAACGGAATACTTGAAAAAGGTTATCAAATTTTTGGAGATAGAGAATATTATCCGTATATAAAAGAAAAGAAATGTTTTGGAAGAATTCTTATAAAGAAATATTAAAAATGAAAGAAAACAAAAAATTAATTATTGAAAAAGAAAATATACATAAAATAGAGCCTTTCTTTATAAAATATTTAACTATAATAAGTTCAATCATATTTATTTTATTGTTTATATTTTTATTCGGGAAAAATAGATTAAACGAAGAATATAATATAATAAATATTTGGAATAAATCTAATTATAATTATGAAATGCCTTCGCATGATAATAATTTTAATATTGAAGGAGAATTTAATCATAATTTTTTTACTAAATCCGAAAGTATGATTCATTATTTTAATAAAGACGGAATAACAACTTTTTATACGAATTTACAGAGAGGAGAGCTTGCTTCTTTAAATAATGAAATTTTTATTATTTATAAAAGATACGGAAATTATATTGACGCTTACAATAATAACGGGCTAATTTTATGGAAAACTAATACTTCTATTTATCCTGAAATTTCGCCTTATGCAAATAGAATTATTTATCATTCAAGCGATAATTCAAAAATTCAAATGTTTGATTTTGATAATAATTATTTAAGTTCGCATATTCAATATGGAGAAATTGTAACGGACGGAGCTTTTGCTAAAAATACGGGAGATTATATAGCGGGATTTTCAAGCGGAGATATTGCTTATATAAACAGAAACGGAACTTTAGACTTTGTAATCTCTTCAATATTAAGCGAAATAAATATAATCAAATCGGTTGCCATAAGCGAATACGGAAGCTTTGCATTATCTATAAGCGGAATAAGAGCGGAATATATAAGTTTGTATAATTCAAAAGGCGGGACTTTATGGTATTTAGACACGGGATTAAATAGAAGAAGACATGTTTCCGCTTATGTGAGCGAAAAATCTATGACTGCTTTTATGCTTTCGGACAGAAATATTATTTTATATAATTTGAATAATGGAAAAGAAAAAGACAGAATAAATATAGAAAAATATAATATGCAAAATGCAATTAACATGAAATTAAACAGCGAAACGAATACTACAATAATGAGCGTATCGAAAGAAGGAAAAAGCGCGGTTATAATTTACGATAATAAATTGAAAGAAATTATTTATGAGAATTTTATAGACGGATGGATTTATCATTTGGATATATCGAGCGAGAAAAACGAATATATGATAGTAAGCGACAAAAATATTTATACTTATAAAAGGGTAAAATTATGACAAAAAATATTTTAATTATATCTATTTTATTATTTATTTTATCTTCAATATTATTTGGAAGAGTTCCGATTGACGAAAATAAAATAAAAATAACAAGCACTTTTGGAGAATTCAGAACGGACCATTTTCATAATGGCGTGGATTTCGGAGGAAGCAAAATGGAAATATATCCTATGGCGGATGGAGAGATTGTTCATTATTTTGATATAGCCGAAGACCCGACAAGGCAATTATACGGAGTTGGAAACACTATTATATTAGAGCATCCAAATGGAATTAGAAGTTATTATTATCATATAGAAGACGGAACTATAGAAAAATCTTTTGCAAAAGTGACGGAAAGAGATATTATAGCTTTAACGGGAAATAGCGGAAGGTCGGGCGGCGCTCATTTGCATTTAACCGTAGAAAATATAAAAGAAGGTTTGGTAGTTGACCCTTTAGAGCATTTAAAAATTTCAAAAGGCTCGGAACAAAGCCCTTTAATACATGGAATATATTTAAGAACGGAAAATAGATTAATTCAAATAAAAGACAAAATGCCAATGCGATATAACGGAGAGTTGAGGCTTTTCGTTAAAGCTTATGATTTGCTTGGCAGCATCCCAATGGGACTTAAAAGAGTAAAAATATTTATGAACGAAGAGCTTATAAGAGATTACGATTTTACTTATTTTATAAAAAGAGACAATATTTATTATATAGCGCCAAATTATAGATTTGAAGAAGTTTACGGAGTAGATTCACATTTTTACAGAGGCGGAAGTTTTATTCCAAGAAGAGGAAAATATACTTTTAAAACAGAAGTTACCGATTTTGATAATAAAACAGTGACGCTAACGAGAATTGTTAATTTTTATTAAAAATATTTTAATTTACTCTTTCAAAATTTACTCTATAATCGAAATTATATAAGTCGGTTCTGCAACTTAAGGCATTCACGGCTAATTTTATATTATTGTCTATCTTCTTTCCAATTATGATAGCTCTTACTTCTTTGTCTTGCTCTCTTTCTAAAAAAGACACATATCTTGCAACTTGTCCTATAACTTTATCGGAAACTCTATTCTTTTTAAGTTCTATAACTACCATTCGTCCTTTATTATCTGTAGCTAATAAATCTATAGGTCCCGATATAGTAGGATATTGTCTTCTGATTAATCTTAATCCTTTTTCTAATTCTTTTATATGTCTTTCTAAAAAATCTTCTAATATTTTTTCATCGACAAGAACGGATTTAAACTCCGTTTCTGAAATTGCATTTATACTCTTATCAATCTTAATTTTATTTTTCTTGCAATAATTATAAATATTTAAAGCGTTATCGACATCCGATATATCGGTATAATAATCTAAAGCAAATTCTATTGGCGATATATTTTTATTGTCGCTTCCATAATAATAAAACCAATCTTTTTTCTCTTTAAAATCTATCCATATACTGCTATTTTTACAATCATTTAAAAAGTTTTCTAACTGTTTTTTATCTTTAATAAAGATATTTGAATTTTCTATATAAAACAAATTGGAAGAAGCGAAAAAATTAAAAGCGTAACTACTATCTAATTCTATGGTATTTAATATAGATTTTCTTTTTTTATTTCGTATATTCTTAATATTTTTTGCTCTCAAATAATCTTTTATTTTATCTTTGTCTTTATCGCTCAATAATCTATATCTTTCTATTTCATCGACTGACTTTTTTATTTCGTTATTATCCGATTTTTTAGCGATAAATAAGCAATATTCGTCTTTTGTTAAGCGCTTATCTTTTAATTTTATTAAAACATTGGCTAAATAAAATATAGGCAATACTTTAATATTTTCTTTGCTTCTTGTAATATTAAAATTATTAAATTCAAATCTTCTTATTTGATTAAATATTATTTCTTCATAATTTGATTTTTCTAATAATTTATTTCCTATATCCGTTATATGTAATTTCTCTTTTTCATTAACCCAAGCTAAACCTAAAGTAGAAGTAATAACTTTTATAACTCTTATTATAGCGTTTTCATCTTCTTCATTTTGATTTTCAGCTCTCGGTTCAAATAATCCTTTTTTTATAAATTCTTTTCTAATAATTGTTTGAAGTTCATTATTCCAAATTTTATTTTCGTATTCTTTCAAAACTGACAATTTATTTTTTATGCTCTCAAAATTATCGCTTTTTATCGCGTATCCTTTAGGTATATACCAATATAAATTATCGTTTAAGTAGTTTATAAAAAATTCTTTCCAATATAACTCTTTTATTATATTCATAATTATAACTCAAATAACATTTTTTCTTCCGTTGCCTTTACAATATTATTAGTATTATTTTTATTTGGCATTTTTATTCTATCTATAATTAAATTACGAGCCAAATTTTTATCGACATTCGCTATTCTGTCTCTTGCAATATTGCAATAATCCATATTTAATTCTATCCCTATAAATCTTCTTTTGCTTATATATGCCGATAAAGTTGTAGAACCCGAACCGTTAAACATATCCAAAACTATATCTCCTTTAAATCCCAATTCTTCCACTCCTCTAAAAGTATACATAGCGATTAATCTGTTTGGAATTTCTAAAGGGAAAGGCGCTGGATGTCCTCCCGCATTTTTTCTATTTATATTCGTAGGCATTATTGGCCAAATCTGCATCGACATATTTAACCATTCTTCTTGCGTAATTTTACTATATTCTTTAATCTCTTGAGGAATTTTTTTAGGCGAGCCTTCTTTTACCAAAACATTTATAAACTCTATAGTATTGTCTTCGTAAATATTAGGCGGATACGGATAACTGCCAAACATTTTTTTAGAGGTTTGTTTTTGCCAAATATATAAACTAAATCTATGAAGTCCCAAATTGCTATCTAAAACTTTTCTCTCTATATCCGCCGAAATATTTAAAAGTTTTCTCGTATGAGTAGAAGCGTCCACCGATTTTGATACGGGAACTATTGGGGTAATATAGGCTATTTTACCATTAGGTTCTAATGCTCTAGCCGACTCTTTAAATATATCAAGCATTTGATATAAATATTCTTCGTAAGAGCATTGCCCGTATTGTCCATCGACTCCGTAATCTATTAAATTCCAATAAGGCGGACTTGTGACGATTAAAGAAATAGTATTATCGTCTAATAATTTCATGGTTTTAAGAGCGTCATCGCAGGTTATTTTGTTTATAAAATTTTCCATGTAAATATAATATATTAATATTATATAAAATCAAGTATAACAAAAACTTTATTATCAACTTGCATTTTTTATTTTTTAATGATAGGAAGCAATCTTTCTAATTCGGTTTTAGATATTTGAGTATTTCCGCTAATAAGTCTCATTACTTTTATATTTGTTTTATCTTGTAAAGCTTTAAAAATATCTTCCAAAGAATAATTTTGATTTGCATTTTTGGACATGTAAATAACATTAACATGATTTTCGCAAACAAATTCTTTTTCATTAACTATAGCCGCTTTTATATTTATATCTTTTGAAGAGCCTGTTATTCTATTTACTACAACTACCCTACTTTTAATTATTAAATCGTTTGAAATATTTTTTATATATTGAGGTTTTCCTTTAGTATAACCAATAATTATTTTTCCGTTATTTATATTTGAAGCCCAAATTAAAAGAGTCGAATTATTTTTATCGTTAGTTAATTTTTCTTTATGCTCGTTCCAAATTATACTTCCCGTTTTTACCGTATAACCAATATCTTTTAAGCTAACCGTATTTTTATAAGATTTATTCAAAAAATTCTTATCTTCCGTAAAAATCGTAATTTTGTTTTTTTTAAAAATATATTTTGACGATTTTTTTAAATTAGTTTTTTTTAAAATTATAAGCATAACTTTTTGATTTGCCAAATGAAAATTATCCGCTCCGTCAATTATATGCAAATATTCTAAACTTGAATTTTTAATTATATATTCTCTCAACTTTGAAAAATAAGCGCCGTTATTCATTGAAGGCGGAACGACATAAGCCAAATAACCGCCGTCTTTAAGCAAATCCAAACCCGTTTTTATAAATAAAGAAAATATATTTACTCTTCCTTTAATTATATCAAAATATTTTTTCTTAATCTCTTCGTTTAATTTTAATTCAAAATAAGGCGGATTTCCTATAATATAATCGTATTTCTTTTTATTAATATCGATATTTAAAAAGTCAAAATTTTTTATACTCGCATTTTTTACTAATTTTGAAGAGATATTAATTAATTTTTTATCTATATCAAAACCGTAAAGAATTGGATTTTTAAAATATTTTTTGCATGAAAGTAAAAACTCTCCGCTTCCGCAAGCTGGGTCAAGAATATCGGCGTTATCTTTTTTTGGCAATTTTGAAAGCAGTAATTCTCTTATAGATTTTGGCGTAAAATACTGCCCTAATTTTTTTCTTTTTTTTATATCTGTATTTTTTAAATAATCTATACTTTCTTTTGTATATTCTTCAATATAATTTTTTTTCATAAAACCTTAAAATATTAAAATAATGATAAATATATAATGATATTTTCTATTGTCAAGCGATAATTTATAATTAAATTAATAATTTAAAATTTATAGCTTGACTAATAATAAATTATATGTATAATTAAAAATATAAGATAAATTAAAATAAGGAGTTTTTATTTATGTTAGAATTAGATAAAGACAGTTTTGACGAAAAAGTTATTAACTCAAAAGAATTATGTTTGGTTGACTATTTTGGAGACACTTGCGAACCTTGTAAAGCTTTAATGCCTAAAGTTCATGAGTTATCCGAACAATACACGGGCAAAGTCAACTTCTATTCTTTCAATACTTCTAAAGCAAGAAGATTGGCTATCAGAGAAAAAATATTAGGACTTCCGACTATAGCGATTTATAAAGACGGCGCTAAAGTTAAAGAAGTTACAAAAGAAGAAGCCACTATAGAAAATATTAAATCTATGGTTGATAGCATGTTATAATTAAGTTTAAAATTGTAAGGAGTTTTATTTTATATAAAGCTCCTTTTTTATTTTAAAAATATATTTATTAATGCCAAAATTAAATTAATAAACTATACTCGATTAAATTAATGAAAAAAATTATTATTTTT
Protein-coding regions in this window:
- the trxA gene encoding thioredoxin TrxA; this translates as MLELDKDSFDEKVINSKELCLVDYFGDTCEPCKALMPKVHELSEQYTGKVNFYSFNTSKARRLAIREKILGLPTIAIYKDGAKVKEVTKEEATIENIKSMVDSML
- a CDS encoding DNA-methyltransferase, producing MENFINKITCDDALKTMKLLDDNTISLIVTSPPYWNLIDYGVDGQYGQCSYEEYLYQMLDIFKESARALEPNGKIAYITPIVPVSKSVDASTHTRKLLNISADIERKVLDSNLGLHRFSLYIWQKQTSKKMFGSYPYPPNIYEDNTIEFINVLVKEGSPKKIPQEIKEYSKITQEEWLNMSMQIWPIMPTNINRKNAGGHPAPFPLEIPNRLIAMYTFRGVEELGFKGDIVLDMFNGSGSTTLSAYISKRRFIGIELNMDYCNIARDRIANVDKNLARNLIIDRIKMPNKNNTNNIVKATEEKMLFEL
- a CDS encoding AlwI family type II restriction endonuclease — its product is MNIIKELYWKEFFINYLNDNLYWYIPKGYAIKSDNFESIKNKLSVLKEYENKIWNNELQTIIRKEFIKKGLFEPRAENQNEEDENAIIRVIKVITSTLGLAWVNEKEKLHITDIGNKLLEKSNYEEIIFNQIRRFEFNNFNITRSKENIKVLPIFYLANVLIKLKDKRLTKDEYCLFIAKKSDNNEIKKSVDEIERYRLLSDKDKDKIKDYLRAKNIKNIRNKKRKSILNTIELDSSYAFNFFASSNLFYIENSNIFIKDKKQLENFLNDCKNSSIWIDFKEKKDWFYYYGSDNKNISPIEFALDYYTDISDVDNALNIYNYCKKNKIKIDKSINAISETEFKSVLVDEKILEDFLERHIKELEKGLRLIRRQYPTISGPIDLLATDNKGRMVVIELKKNRVSDKVIGQVARYVSFLEREQDKEVRAIIIGKKIDNNIKLAVNALSCRTDLYNFDYRVNFERVN
- a CDS encoding M23 family metallopeptidase → MTKNILIISILLFILSSILFGRVPIDENKIKITSTFGEFRTDHFHNGVDFGGSKMEIYPMADGEIVHYFDIAEDPTRQLYGVGNTIILEHPNGIRSYYYHIEDGTIEKSFAKVTERDIIALTGNSGRSGGAHLHLTVENIKEGLVVDPLEHLKISKGSEQSPLIHGIYLRTENRLIQIKDKMPMRYNGELRLFVKAYDLLGSIPMGLKRVKIFMNEELIRDYDFTYFIKRDNIYYIAPNYRFEEVYGVDSHFYRGGSFIPRRGKYTFKTEVTDFDNKTVTLTRIVNFY
- a CDS encoding HsdM family class I SAM-dependent methyltransferase, with product MKKNYIEEYTKESIDYLKNTDIKKRKKLGQYFTPKSIRELLLSKLPKKDNADILDPACGSGEFLLSCKKYFKNPILYGFDIDKKLINISSKLVKNASIKNFDFLNIDINKKKYDYIIGNPPYFELKLNEEIKKKYFDIIKGRVNIFSLFIKTGLDLLKDGGYLAYVVPPSMNNGAYFSKLREYIIKNSSLEYLHIIDGADNFHLANQKVMLIILKKTNLKKSSKYIFKKNKITIFTEDKNFLNKSYKNTVSLKDIGYTVKTGSIIWNEHKEKLTNDKNNSTLLIWASNINNGKIIIGYTKGKPQYIKNISNDLIIKSRVVVVNRITGSSKDINIKAAIVNEKEFVCENHVNVIYMSKNANQNYSLEDIFKALQDKTNIKVMRLISGNTQISKTELERLLPIIKK
- a CDS encoding M23 family metallopeptidase, with the translated sequence MKFIFTFIFFLSINSINLYSQYDFKYIGNVNIIRDNKKINLDNSKKLFDRDIIETGEDGFLEVKINNKYYYIANNGKVDISKNAKLKNGAIYIKDKSFKSLEDFKKYNEDLKVYANPVPLYAGKVGNIFITSKDEIKIKDSKLMGSSRPIVKFFEVKNSNENIKIYKTVFGIYVGAQDEKYQFVCNIELKDKTLLNLAIDIKSDFTPPPPKPKQIPGVTAAMTNIISNPQKSKEERELLHGKVYTSYTPTNYADTVYIMPAQGRYSSQFGAFRGYTKDYARYHQGFDIANTNGSPIVAANNGVVRVSRELFVRGNCVVIDHGEGVYSSYFHMSKLIAEEGQYVKKGDIIGLIGSTGMATGPHCHWEMRAGNMTFDPLSILEKNSSFDIKSLTRIK
- a CDS encoding adenine-specific methyltransferase EcoRI family protein, coding for MKKEYIYIVQARLESSKCKIGKTNDLERRLKEYNSMTGKSKENTYQYLFCSEVKYMSILENDIKKKFSNLREEKSKEIYFYNSPLFEDYVKFIKSHKLFIKEIYTKSKEEILKKVKIVKKTTPTLKERGLSRKDILQKAQKVNNDEFYTRMEDIEKELSMYNKKIWRNKTVFCNCDDAVGDDERNTSAFALYFLRNFIELKLKKLICTHYDGPVDLFNQGSKAYVFTKDGFLEKKFYPKHYTGSFDDPLSLKILKEEADIVCTNPPFSRATDYWKILVDSKKKFIIISNIANVLTPAYISYFKDNLVWAGYNSVDNFLTPKKELTRAAGHWYTNFKIKNRPKYKNLKIMPLKEIPEKYKKYDDSKILLVDNNYIPSDYKKPFAVSSRSILNGILEKGYQIFGDREYYPYIKEKKCFGRILIKKY